In the genome of Nocardioides sp. NBC_00368, the window GAGCGGAAACACGAAGGGAAGCTCAATGACGCACAACCGTACTCTCGGGCCACGTGGCCTCTGGCGCCGTGCCGCTGCGGCGGGCGTGCTGGCCGTATCGCTCTCGGGCCTGGTGGCCTGTGGTGGCGGTGGTGGGGCCGGCGGCGCCAGCGAGGGTGAGACGGTCTCGGCCGGGGACATGACCGAGGTCATGAAGAAGGCCACCGACATCGACACGGCCCACTTCACCACGAAGATGGACGTCAAGGCCTCCGGCCAGGCGGTCTCGATGACCGGTGAGGGCGACATCCGCAAGGAGCCGCCGGCCCAGCACTCCACCATGAAGATGAGTGGTGGCTCGATGGACATGGACCTCGAGACGATCCTCGTCGACGAGAAGATCTACATCAAGGGCATGATGGGCGACTCGTGGATGACCGCGAGCGCCGACGATCTCGCCAAGATGGGCGGCACCAGCCTGGAGTCGATGAGCAACCCGCTCGCCTTCTTCGAGGGCATGGAGGACTCGATCAAGTCTTCCAAGTTCGAGGGCGAGGAGAAGCTCGACGGCACCGACACCAAGCACTACAGCTTCACCGTCGACTCCGCGAGCCTGGCCAAGAGCCTCGGTTCGGACAGCGCCAGCGGCATGCCCGAGACGATCGAGCAGGACATCTGGGTCGACGGCGACGGCCTGCTCCGCAAGGCCGTGGTCGGCATGGGTGACATGGGCACCGTCGAGATGGTGCTCACCAAGCACGGTGAGGACGTGACCATCGAGGCGCCGCCCGCCGACCAGGTCACCGACATGCCGAGCATGGCCGGCTGACAGCCAGATCTCGTACGCAGCAGGGCCGGTCCCGTTGGCGGATTCTAGGGGTCCTTGCAACACCTGATGACCTAAGTGGCTGTCAGTAGATCACGCAGACGCTCGGCTGGGGTATCCCAGTCGAGCGTTTTGCGTGGTCGGGCGTTGAGTTCCTGGGCGACGTGCTCGAGGTCTTCGGCCCCGTGGATGGATAGGTCGGTGCCCTTGGGAAAGTACTGACGTAGCAGGCCGTTGGTGTTCTCGTTCGACCCGCGCTGCCACGGCGAGTGGGGGTCGCAGAAGTAGACCGGTACGTTCGTGGCGACCGTGAACTGTTTGTGGGCGGCCATCTCGCAGCCTTGGTCCCAGGTCAACGAGCCACGCAGGTGGGCGGGAAGCGACCCGATCAACGGAACCAGCACGTCACGGACTTCCTCGGCGGTGTGCCCGCCCGGGAGGTGTCCGAGCATCACGTATCGGGTGCTGCGCTCGACCAGGGTCACGATCGCGGACTCGCTGCGGGTGCCGACGATCAGATCGCCTTCCCAATGACCGGGCACAGCACGGTCCTCGACCTCTGGTGGCCGCTCAGAGATCATCACCATCGGGTCGATGAACCGCGGTGTGCGCTGGTCGGGCTGCTTGCGTGGTTTGCGGCGGGTGCGGCCAGTCCGCAGCGCTGCGGCCACCTCGCGCCGTAGACCGCCACGGGCCTGGACGTAGATGGCTTGGTAGATCGTCTCGGCGCTCACACGCATGCTCTCGTCGTCGGGGAACTCTTTGACCAGAGCGTGGCAGATCTGCTCGGGCGACCAGTGCACCGCGAGCTTGCCGGTGACGAAATCGCGCAACCGACCGCCCGCAGCGAGCTTGCTGTGCTTCGGCCTGGCACGGTCTGTGGCCCAGCCCCGCTGAGCAGCGTAGGGACGGTAGACACCATCGACTGACCGGTTGTCCAGCTCCCGCTTGATCGTCGAGGCCGGCCGACCTAGCTGCCGCCCGATCTCGCGCAGCGAGGCCTTGTGCTGACGCAGGTCTGCGATCGTCTCGCGCTCTGCCAGTGTCAAGAACCGCGGATGCAGATCTGCTTCCAACACCGTCATCGCCGGCGCTCGCCGCGCATCCACGTGGGTGGTCATCCCCGTGTTGTAAACCACCCGACGCCCATCAGGACGAAGGCGCGAGCCGTTGCTCTTCCGGATCCCCTTGTCCCAGTCCTCAGCGGTCCGCTCGTGGATCCCAACCTGGGCAGCAGCTTCCCGCCGCCGAACCCCTGAGGAGCGAAGCCGGTCATACTCCGCACGCCCTGGATGCCCGCCCCTGCCGCCAGGCGTGCCCTGAGCACGCATCCCGGCCTTCCGCGCCCACGCATAGGCCGTGTTCCGGTTCATCCCGACCACACGCGCAGCCGCCGAGACACTGCCACCCTCACGATCCAGCGCCTCGAAGAACCGAACCTTCAACTCCGCAGACAACACGATCCCCGCAACTCCTGAAACTCAGGGTGTTGCGGGGATCGCTAGAGCCCGTCGTTCGGGGCCGGCCCTGTGTCGTCTCGTGGGACCGTGGTCGCATGACTCTCGACCCCGAAATCACGCGCCAGATCGAGGCCAACCGCGCCAACTGGGACGCGCGCACCCCGATCCACGTCGCCAGCGACTTCTACGGCATCGACGGCTCTCGTCCCGCCGAGTCCTGGTTCGCCGACTACGAGTGGACCGACCTCGGCGACCTCACTGGCCGCGAGGTCGTGCACCTGCAGTGTCATCTCGGCACCGAGACGGTCGCCTTCGCGCAGCGTGGTGCGGTGACGTACGGGCTGGACATCTCGGCCGAGGCGGTCGCGGCGGCCCGCCGGATCGCGGAGCAGCGGGGGTTGGCCGTCGACTACCACGAGGCCGACGTCCACGACGCCGTCGAGGTGCTGGGGGCGGGCAGGTTCGACGTCGTCTACACCGGCAAGGGCGCGGTCTGCTACTTGCCCGACATCGACCTGTGGGCGCGGGTCGTGCACGACCTGCTCAAACCCGGCGGGTTCGTCTACCTCGCCGAGTTCCACCCGCTCCTCGACGCCCTCGGCGAGGTGCCCGAGCCGGGCCGCGAGGACTCCCTTGAGCTGCGCCACGACTATCTCTCGGGCCGCGGCGCGATCGCGAAGGACTCGACCCACACCTACACCGATGGCCCGGCGCTGGGCACCGCCACGACGGCGTTCGAATGGCGTCACGGGGTCGGCGAGGTCGTCACCGCCCTCGCGGGCGTGGGCCTGCGGATCGAGCTCGTGCGCGAGGACGAACGGCTGCCGTGGCCTCGCTTCCCGTCGATGGTGACGGGGGAGGACGGCTGGTTCAGGCTGCCCGAGCAGGCGCCCCGGATCCCGTTGCTCTACGCGATCCGGGCACGCCGGGCGGGGTGATCAGCGGCCGCGGAGGTTGCCGCGCATGCCCTTCATCGAGGTCGGGACGGGGCCCTTCGGGATCGGCATGGTGCCGCGGGTGGCGTCGACGGCCTTGAGGCGGTTGATGATGTCGGTGATCTCCGGACCGGCGACCTGGCGGCCGAGCTTGGTGACGTGCTTGGTCAGCTGCGGCAGTGGCACCTCGTCCTCGCCGTTGCCGGCGACGACGGTCGTGATCGGCACCTCGCCGAGGACCCGGGCGTGGTTGCGCTTGGTGCTGGCCAGCAGCGAGCGGACCTTGCTCGGGCTGTTGCCCTCGCCGACGAGGACGACTCCCGGAGGGCCGACCACGCGGTGCACCAGCGTCTGGCTGCGCGGCTCGACACCGACCGCCTGGGTGACCGTCCAGCCGCGGCGAAGCATGGTCAGGGCTGCGTACCCGCCGCCGATCTGGCCCTCGAGCCGGGAGTACATCACCTTCTGCGCACGCCGCGAG includes:
- a CDS encoding DUF6612 family protein: MTHNRTLGPRGLWRRAAAAGVLAVSLSGLVACGGGGGAGGASEGETVSAGDMTEVMKKATDIDTAHFTTKMDVKASGQAVSMTGEGDIRKEPPAQHSTMKMSGGSMDMDLETILVDEKIYIKGMMGDSWMTASADDLAKMGGTSLESMSNPLAFFEGMEDSIKSSKFEGEEKLDGTDTKHYSFTVDSASLAKSLGSDSASGMPETIEQDIWVDGDGLLRKAVVGMGDMGTVEMVLTKHGEDVTIEAPPADQVTDMPSMAG
- a CDS encoding IS30 family transposase, with the translated sequence MRAQGTPGGRGGHPGRAEYDRLRSSGVRRREAAAQVGIHERTAEDWDKGIRKSNGSRLRPDGRRVVYNTGMTTHVDARRAPAMTVLEADLHPRFLTLAERETIADLRQHKASLREIGRQLGRPASTIKRELDNRSVDGVYRPYAAQRGWATDRARPKHSKLAAGGRLRDFVTGKLAVHWSPEQICHALVKEFPDDESMRVSAETIYQAIYVQARGGLRREVAAALRTGRTRRKPRKQPDQRTPRFIDPMVMISERPPEVEDRAVPGHWEGDLIVGTRSESAIVTLVERSTRYVMLGHLPGGHTAEEVRDVLVPLIGSLPAHLRGSLTWDQGCEMAAHKQFTVATNVPVYFCDPHSPWQRGSNENTNGLLRQYFPKGTDLSIHGAEDLEHVAQELNARPRKTLDWDTPAERLRDLLTAT
- a CDS encoding class I SAM-dependent methyltransferase, which gives rise to MTLDPEITRQIEANRANWDARTPIHVASDFYGIDGSRPAESWFADYEWTDLGDLTGREVVHLQCHLGTETVAFAQRGAVTYGLDISAEAVAAARRIAEQRGLAVDYHEADVHDAVEVLGAGRFDVVYTGKGAVCYLPDIDLWARVVHDLLKPGGFVYLAEFHPLLDALGEVPEPGREDSLELRHDYLSGRGAIAKDSTHTYTDGPALGTATTAFEWRHGVGEVVTALAGVGLRIELVREDERLPWPRFPSMVTGEDGWFRLPEQAPRIPLLYAIRARRAG
- a CDS encoding DUF4191 domain-containing protein; translation: MSQTDPSSMSRRQQMVETYKLTKQSDPKIGLILVSIFVVVAAVAGVIFWLLPGEGIFSWIFTIVGALLAGLLAAMVVFSRRAQKVMYSRLEGQIGGGYAALTMLRRGWTVTQAVGVEPRSQTLVHRVVGPPGVVLVGEGNSPSKVRSLLASTKRNHARVLGEVPITTVVAGNGEDEVPLPQLTKHVTKLGRQVAGPEITDIINRLKAVDATRGTMPIPKGPVPTSMKGMRGNLRGR